The Panicum hallii strain FIL2 chromosome 9, PHallii_v3.1, whole genome shotgun sequence genome has a window encoding:
- the LOC112875756 gene encoding protein NRT1/ PTR FAMILY 6.3-like translates to MATILPETASDGKALTDAWDYKGRPASRASTGGWGCAAMILGAELFERMTTLGIAVNLVPYMTGTMHLGNAAAANTVTNFIGTSFMLCLLGGFVADSYLGRYLTIAIFTAVQATGVMILTISTAAPGLRPPPCADAKGASPDCVAANGTQLGVLYLGLYLTALGTGGLKSSVSGFGSDQFDESHDGERGKMLRFFNWFYFFVSIGALLAVTVLVYVQDNVGRRWGYGVCAAGILVGLAVFLLGTRRYRFKKLVGSPLTQVAAVTVAAWNKRALPVPSDPDMLYDVDDAAAAGADVKGKQKLPHSKECRFLDHAAIVDGESPAAASKWTLCTRTDVEEVKQVVRMLPIWATTIMFWTIHAQMTTFSVAQAELMDRGIGGSGFLIPAGSLTVFLIGSILLTVPIYDRLLAPVVKRLTGNPHGLSPLQRVFVGLFLSIAGMAVAAIVERHRQTTSVHGVTITVFLLMPQFVLVGAGEAFTYMGQLAFFLRECPKGMKTMSTGLFLSTCAIGFFFSTLLVTIVDKVTGHGGGHGGWLADNLNDGRLDYFYWLLAVISVINIVLFTFAARGYVYVEKRLADAGIELADEEAIAVGH, encoded by the exons ATGGCCACCATCCTGCCGGAGACCGCGTCGGACGGCAAGGCCCTGACGGACGCCTGGGACTACAAGGGCCGCCCGGCCAGCCGCGCCTCCACCGGCGGATGGGGCTGCGCCGCCATGATCCTAG GCGCGGAGCTGTTCGAGCGGATGACGACGCTGGGCATCGCGGTGAACCTGGTGCCGTACATGACCGGCACCATGCACCTCGGCAATGCAGCCGCCGCCAACACCGTCACCAACTTCATCGGCACCTCCTTCATGCTCTGCCTCCTCGGCGGCTTCGTCGCCGACAGCTACCTCGGCCGCTACCTCACCATCGCCATCTTCACCGCCGTCCAGGCCACG GGCGTGATGATCCTGACCATATCGACGGCGGCTCCGGGCCTgcgcccgccgccgtgcgcggaCGCCAAGGGCGCGAGCCCCGACTGCGTGGCGGCCAACGGGACCCAGCTCGGGGTGCTGTACCTGGGCCTGTACCTGACGGCACTGGGCACGGGCGGGCTCAAGTCGAGCGTGTCGGGGTTCGGGTCGGACCAGTTCGACGAGTCGCACGACGGCGAGCGCGGCAAGATGCTGCGCTTCTTCAACTGGTTCTACTTCTTCGTGAGCATCGGCGCGCTGCTGGCCGTCACGGTGCTGGTGTACGTGCAGGACAACgtgggccggcgctggggctaCGGCGTCTGCGCCGCCGGCATCCTCGTCGGGCTCGCCGTGTTCCTGCTAGGCACCAGGAGGTACCGGTTCAAGAAGCTGGTGGGGAGCCCGCTGACGCAGGTGGCCGCCGTGACGGTCGCCGCCTGGAACAAGCGCGCGCTGCCGGTACCGTCCGACCCGGACATGCTCTACGACGTGgacgacgcggccgccgccggcgccgacgtCAAGGGGAAGCAGAAGCTGCCCCACAGCAAGGAATGCCG GTTCCTTGACCACGCCGCCATCGTCGACGGCGagtccccggcggcggcgagcaagTGGACGCTGTGCACGCGGACGGACGTGGAGGAGGTGAAGCAGGTGGTGCGGATGCTGCCCATCTGGGCCACCACCATCATGTTCTGGACCATCCACGCGCAGATGACCACCTTCTCGGTGGCGCAGGCCGAGCTCATGGACCGCGGCATCGGCGGCTCGGGCTTCCTCATCCCCGCGGGCTCCCTCACCGTCTTCCTCATCGGCTCCATCCTCCTCACCGTGCCCATCTACGACCGTCTCCTCGCGCCCGTGGTCAAGCGCCTCACGGGCAACCCGCACGGCCTCAGCCCGCTCCAGCGGGTCTTCGTCGGCCTCTTCCTCTCCATCGCCGGCATGGCCGTGGCCGCGATCGTCGAGCGCCACCGCCAGACCACCTCCGTGCACGGCGTCACCATCACCGTCTTCCTGCTCATGCCGCAGTTCGTGCtcgtcggcgccggcgaggcgttcACGTACATGGGCCAGCTCGCCTTCTTCCTGCGCGAGTGCCCCAAGGGCATGAAGACAATGAGCACGGGACTCTTCCTCAGCACCTGCGCGATCGGCTTCTTCTTCAGCACGCTGCTCGTCACCATCGTCGATAAGGTCACGGGCCACGGCGGCGGTCACGGGGGATGGCTCGCGGACAACCTCAATGACGGCAGGCTCGATTACTTCTACTGGTTGCTCGCCGTGATCAGCGTCATCAACATCGTCCTCTTCACGTTCGCTGCCAGAGGATATGTCTACGTGGAGAAGCGCCTGGCCGACGCCGGCATCGAGCTCGCCGACGAGGAGGCCATAGCCGTCGGCCACTGA